Proteins encoded within one genomic window of Pseudalkalibacillus sp. SCS-8:
- a CDS encoding class II fumarate hydratase, with protein MENYRIAKDTLGEVKVPADAYYGAQTQRAVENFPISGSRLPRAFIRAQAIIKRSAAVSNRDTGELEESKANAIIQAAEEVMDGKLDDQFVVDAYQAGAGTSQNMNANEVIASRASEILGGERGDWKKVHPNDDVNMAQSTNDTIHVAINIAVAEELHRSLYPALEKTIKALEQKAEEFQPYIKSGRTHLQDAVPMRLGQSFEGYAQSLRNAYDAVKMAEPFLYEIGLGGNAVGTGINSHAEYSDRAIQAVAETTGLPFKQPKNRFSFMQNTGAAIRVSHALKEAAIHLIKISSDFRLLSSGPRTGIAELTLPAVQPGSSIMPGKVNPVIPENLYMICSQVIGNDTCVSTAGIGSQLEINPMMPIVGYNVLHSITILSNGMDTFTERCIKGIEPNEGRMSELMEKSLALATALNPKIGYEKAAEIAKESFKSGKTVREIILEREILTEEEADDLLDPENLV; from the coding sequence TGAAAATTTTCCGATAAGCGGTTCACGTCTGCCTCGTGCATTCATTCGTGCCCAAGCCATCATTAAACGCTCCGCAGCGGTATCCAACCGAGATACCGGTGAGCTTGAAGAGAGTAAAGCCAATGCAATCATTCAAGCAGCGGAAGAAGTAATGGATGGTAAGCTGGATGACCAATTCGTGGTCGATGCTTATCAAGCAGGAGCCGGTACCTCTCAAAATATGAATGCAAACGAGGTCATCGCCTCACGTGCGAGCGAGATCTTAGGTGGCGAAAGAGGGGACTGGAAGAAGGTCCACCCAAATGATGATGTCAACATGGCCCAATCCACAAACGATACAATCCATGTCGCCATCAATATCGCTGTTGCAGAGGAGCTTCATCGTAGCTTATACCCAGCTCTCGAGAAAACGATCAAAGCTCTGGAACAGAAAGCGGAGGAGTTTCAACCGTATATCAAATCTGGTCGTACCCATTTGCAAGATGCAGTGCCGATGCGTTTAGGACAATCCTTTGAAGGTTATGCGCAAAGCTTACGGAATGCATATGATGCAGTTAAGATGGCCGAGCCGTTCCTCTATGAAATTGGACTAGGAGGAAATGCTGTCGGGACGGGCATCAATTCCCATGCTGAATATAGCGATCGTGCCATTCAAGCAGTGGCTGAAACCACTGGTTTGCCTTTTAAGCAGCCTAAGAACCGTTTCAGTTTTATGCAGAACACAGGAGCAGCCATTCGAGTCAGTCATGCCCTCAAAGAAGCAGCCATTCACTTGATTAAGATATCAAGTGACTTCAGGCTCCTTAGCTCCGGCCCGCGAACAGGCATTGCAGAGCTAACCTTGCCTGCCGTACAACCAGGGTCTTCCATCATGCCGGGTAAAGTGAACCCCGTCATTCCAGAAAACCTTTATATGATTTGTTCACAAGTGATTGGAAATGACACCTGTGTATCAACAGCAGGTATAGGGAGTCAATTGGAAATCAATCCTATGATGCCGATTGTCGGTTACAACGTCCTTCACTCCATCACCATCTTATCGAATGGAATGGATACCTTTACAGAACGTTGTATTAAAGGAATTGAGCCGAACGAAGGCAGAATGAGTGAATTGATGGAGAAGAGTCTAGCTTTGGCGACAGCACTGAATCCGAAAATAGGTTATGAAAAGGCTGCAGAAATTGCGAAGGAAAGCTTTAAATCAGGGAAAACAGTAAGAGAGATTATCCTTGAGAGGGAGATCTTGACAGAAGAAGAGGCAGATGATCTGCTCGACCCAGAAAACCTTGTATAA